A stretch of the Synechocystis sp. PCC 7338 genome encodes the following:
- a CDS encoding TrkA family potassium uptake protein gives MKPHIVVCGLGQTGYRIFSLLKQQGAEVIGISDRPIPGENPSNIVVGELRSTVTLTKAAIHTAQTLVLATSDDALNLAILTQARILNPRIRIVNRLFNHALGKRLDSTLPDHVSLSVSALAAPIFSFAALGNQAIGQLRLFDQTWPIQEIIIDQDHPWFNLPLADLWDDPSRMLIYYLPAHSETDLIGAVVDGLTLQAGDHLIVGQKPQPKAKRRSPWRKVSKLITNLREYQRYVQQVMWVVLFLLLMIFLATFTYVSIDQHIAPVDALYFSVGMITGAGGKEEVAEKSPDIIKVFTAVMMIAGAGVIGICYALLNDFILGSRFSQFLDAAKLPDRHHIIICGLGGVSMAIIEELIHQGHEIVVIEKDTDNRFLHTARSLGVPVIVEDARLERSLACANINRAEAIVVATSNDTVNLEIGLTAKAIAPSLPVVLRCQDAQFSLSLQEVFEFETVLCPAELATYSFAAAALGGKILGNGMTDDLLWVALATLITPNHPFADQLVKIAAQKSDFVPLYLERGGKTIHSWELLSTHLTSGDVLYLTMPATALEQLWRSPHATADPLDSFLV, from the coding sequence ATGAAACCGCACATCGTCGTTTGTGGGCTGGGACAAACGGGTTATCGAATTTTCAGTCTGCTCAAACAACAGGGAGCGGAGGTGATTGGCATTTCCGATCGCCCCATACCAGGGGAAAATCCCAGCAATATTGTGGTGGGGGAACTGAGATCCACCGTTACCCTAACTAAGGCCGCCATCCACACCGCTCAAACCTTAGTGCTAGCCACCAGTGACGACGCCCTGAATCTGGCTATCCTGACCCAGGCCCGCATTCTCAATCCCCGCATTCGCATTGTTAATCGTTTGTTTAACCATGCCCTGGGCAAACGCTTGGACAGCACTTTACCAGACCACGTTAGTTTAAGTGTTTCTGCCCTGGCGGCGCCGATTTTTTCCTTTGCGGCTTTGGGCAATCAGGCGATCGGGCAATTGCGTTTGTTTGACCAGACTTGGCCCATCCAAGAAATTATCATTGACCAAGACCATCCCTGGTTCAATTTACCCCTGGCAGACTTATGGGATGACCCCAGTCGGATGTTGATCTATTATCTGCCGGCCCATAGTGAAACAGATTTAATCGGCGCAGTGGTGGATGGGCTAACTTTGCAAGCTGGGGATCATTTGATTGTGGGTCAAAAACCCCAACCCAAGGCCAAAAGGCGATCGCCTTGGCGCAAAGTTTCCAAACTAATTACCAATCTGCGGGAATATCAGCGCTACGTCCAACAGGTGATGTGGGTAGTGCTGTTTTTGTTGTTGATGATTTTTCTGGCCACATTCACCTACGTTTCCATTGACCAACATATTGCCCCAGTAGATGCGCTGTATTTTTCCGTTGGTATGATTACCGGGGCCGGTGGCAAGGAAGAAGTGGCGGAAAAGTCCCCCGATATTATCAAAGTGTTCACAGCGGTGATGATGATAGCTGGGGCGGGGGTGATTGGCATTTGCTACGCCCTGCTGAATGATTTCATCCTCGGCAGTCGCTTTAGTCAGTTTTTGGATGCCGCCAAGTTACCCGATCGCCATCACATCATTATTTGTGGGCTGGGGGGCGTGAGCATGGCCATCATTGAAGAGTTAATTCACCAGGGCCATGAAATTGTGGTGATTGAAAAAGATACCGATAATCGTTTTTTGCATACGGCCCGCTCCCTGGGGGTGCCAGTAATTGTGGAAGATGCCCGCCTGGAAAGAAGTTTAGCCTGTGCCAATATCAACCGAGCCGAAGCCATTGTGGTAGCCACTAGTAACGATACAGTGAATTTGGAAATTGGCCTGACCGCTAAGGCGATCGCCCCTAGTTTGCCGGTGGTGTTGCGCTGTCAGGATGCCCAGTTTAGCTTGTCCCTGCAGGAAGTATTTGAATTTGAAACGGTGCTTTGTCCAGCGGAATTGGCCACCTATTCCTTTGCGGCGGCGGCCCTGGGGGGCAAAATTTTGGGCAACGGCATGACCGATGATCTGCTTTGGGTAGCCCTAGCGACCTTAATCACTCCCAACCATCCCTTTGCTGACCAATTGGTGAAAATTGCGGCCCAAAAATCAGATTTCGTTCCCCTTTATCTAGAACGAGGTGGCAAAACTATCCATAGCTGGGAATTGTTGAGCACCCATCTCACCTCCGGGGATGTATTGTATCTAACCATGCCCGCCACTGCCCTGGAGCAACTTTGGCGATCGCCCCATGCCACCGCGGATCCCCTGGACTCTTTTTTGGTTTAG
- a CDS encoding EAL domain-containing protein → MSIISPPPSSTFRHHGRGFWRKLILSGLVFLIILGGLGVARWRMEKVGEQMRQDLLEQVEMVSSNLNPQLFQELTFTTEDLTAPHFQRLHNQMMAYAQTFDNRSIYTMVRRGGKILFGPDSLNSGDLLANFPGAVYQNPPTAIRQLFEPPAKKLIIGPYQGERGNFVSAYAPILQPRSPKILVIVAIDIEASQWKSQLREKIWAPLLFSLGLIVVILGGDYLLQCRHRWGNRFIVNQGEALAMAIVGLCLSIVTMALVEENTLLVSQSDFNQVAIPRATLFAQRLWELQNYGLSSLTSFIESSEEVTRSEFTRFTWPMVRQSSIQAWEWIPKVLAADKPEFERQAQEEGLKDFRIFEVDRQGEMVPARGRDFYYPIFYAEPLGGNEMALGFDVSSRGPSKTALDNALKSGLPSATNPLTLVQEMEEQRGVVAYAPVFAGGKVENSPMGVAAVVIRLDAFLRQTFGEISFGDNSLELAWLELDTELAPQLLASSSPPPFSISRWQGEQAGHDHPRLFQTYPVFIFGKTYALLLWPGPDFNQKQAERAALITFVIGTGITALITIIVSIVTNSQANLTHQIRQRTKELRATLGQLRERVKEMDCLVAIAQMAQQPDLVLEEFLQNTVELLPLAFHHDRLASARLTWGNSLYQTTDYQKTNCCLIVDFQTEHFHQGRLEVCYSEGREFLSQEEQLLSTIGQFLSRFLESHYTEIVLERNERNYREIFNSTHEAIFIQDPQTGAVVDVNQSMLTMYGYVHKESVIGRSILDFSADKPGKTEVEIEKKIRQTGNDGLQMFEWLARRQNGSVFWVEVSIQPTVIDGKARLLSVVRDISERKQNQRRIEHLSRLYATLSQVNRAIIENRERDDLFRAICDVGVKVGKFPLIWFGLIDPESQAVIPYIAGGHTTAYLDSIHITIRDEPAGWGPAGTAVRERRLVICSDIIQDPNMAPWRSGALRYGFLSAASVPIWEARQVVAVLTLYSQEAEFFTADEQGLLQEIGDNISFALTAIRSDKSKQTAQRLLAENEERLRLALEVANQGFYDLNLQTGLAVVSPQYAQILDYDPENFQETLQLWLGRIHPQDRQRVEKKYNSYIGGKISRYEVEYRQQTMTGQWKWLLSLGKIVEWDAQGKPLRMLGILTDITERKRAEAQIKTLAYYDPLTALPNRRLLLDRATNALALAQRSKHYGAVMLIDLDGFKTLNDARGHDSGDRLLKMVAKRLADNLRDSDTVARLGGDEFIVLLPELSHDQELAARLGLGVGEKIRRALANPFTLETEQVQISGSIGITLFPKVNETIADLFKEADTAMYQAKKAGRNKVCLFESQMQLEVESRFALEADLRYALENKEFRVYLQPQVNHHGVWVGAEALLRWHHPTRGFISPNLFIPIAEENGLICDIGDFVLEEVGQYLARLQNLGSRLHIAVNVSPRQFRQPSFVDDMKALLARIAIDPSLLTLEVTEGLIVEDTRQAIATMFELQALGVHFSVDDFGTGYSSLAYLKQLPLNELKIDRIFVQDAPTDLNNAALVEAIIGVARNFNLAIIAEGVETKEQVDFLAERGCHLFQGYFYGRPMAIEEFHTLLQID, encoded by the coding sequence ATGTCTATCATTTCTCCCCCCCCGTCTTCTACTTTTCGCCACCATGGGCGGGGTTTTTGGCGAAAATTAATTTTATCTGGTCTAGTTTTTTTAATTATCCTGGGGGGATTGGGGGTGGCCCGCTGGCGCATGGAAAAAGTTGGTGAACAGATGCGTCAAGATTTACTAGAACAAGTTGAAATGGTTTCCTCCAACCTTAATCCCCAACTGTTCCAGGAACTTACCTTCACTACTGAGGATCTAACGGCTCCCCATTTTCAAAGACTGCACAATCAGATGATGGCCTATGCCCAGACCTTTGATAACCGCAGTATCTACACCATGGTGAGGCGGGGAGGAAAAATTCTCTTTGGCCCCGATAGTCTTAATTCTGGGGATTTGCTGGCTAATTTCCCCGGGGCTGTTTACCAAAACCCTCCAACGGCCATCAGGCAATTATTCGAGCCCCCGGCCAAAAAGTTAATTATTGGCCCCTACCAGGGTGAACGGGGTAATTTTGTCTCGGCCTATGCCCCCATCCTTCAGCCTCGCTCCCCAAAGATTTTGGTAATTGTCGCCATAGATATTGAAGCCAGTCAGTGGAAAAGTCAATTACGGGAGAAAATTTGGGCCCCTTTGCTTTTTTCCCTAGGATTAATTGTTGTAATTCTGGGGGGAGATTATCTACTGCAGTGCCGCCACCGTTGGGGGAACAGATTTATTGTCAATCAAGGAGAAGCTCTGGCCATGGCGATCGTGGGCCTATGTTTAAGCATAGTTACCATGGCCTTGGTGGAAGAAAACACTCTCCTAGTCAGCCAAAGTGATTTCAACCAAGTTGCCATTCCCCGGGCCACTCTGTTCGCCCAAAGGCTTTGGGAGTTGCAAAATTATGGCCTTTCCAGCCTGACTAGTTTTATTGAATCTAGTGAGGAGGTCACCCGTTCGGAGTTTACCCGTTTTACCTGGCCGATGGTTAGGCAATCTAGTATTCAGGCTTGGGAATGGATTCCTAAGGTTTTAGCAGCGGATAAGCCAGAGTTTGAGCGGCAAGCTCAAGAAGAAGGCTTAAAAGATTTTCGCATTTTTGAAGTTGATCGCCAGGGGGAAATGGTTCCAGCCCGAGGGCGGGATTTCTACTACCCAATTTTTTATGCAGAGCCCTTAGGGGGCAATGAAATGGCCCTGGGGTTTGATGTCAGTTCTAGGGGGCCCTCCAAAACAGCTTTGGATAATGCCCTAAAATCTGGACTTCCCAGTGCCACTAATCCCCTTACCCTTGTCCAAGAGATGGAAGAACAGAGGGGCGTTGTGGCCTATGCCCCAGTTTTTGCCGGCGGTAAGGTGGAAAATTCCCCCATGGGAGTGGCGGCGGTGGTGATCAGGCTAGATGCATTTTTGCGGCAAACCTTTGGAGAGATCAGCTTTGGAGATAACTCCCTGGAGTTGGCATGGTTAGAACTTGATACGGAGTTAGCGCCCCAACTGCTAGCCTCATCTTCCCCTCCCCCTTTCTCCATCAGTCGTTGGCAAGGGGAACAGGCAGGGCACGATCACCCGAGGCTATTTCAGACTTATCCCGTCTTTATTTTCGGTAAAACCTACGCCCTTTTGCTCTGGCCGGGGCCGGACTTTAACCAAAAACAGGCTGAGCGAGCGGCCCTGATCACATTTGTCATTGGCACAGGCATCACTGCCCTGATTACCATCATTGTGTCTATTGTCACCAACAGTCAGGCCAATCTCACCCACCAAATCAGGCAAAGAACTAAGGAATTACGGGCAACCCTGGGGCAGTTGCGAGAAAGGGTCAAGGAAATGGATTGCCTGGTGGCGATCGCCCAGATGGCCCAACAGCCGGATTTAGTTTTAGAAGAATTTTTGCAAAACACGGTGGAACTTTTGCCCCTGGCTTTCCACCACGATAGGCTGGCTTCTGCCCGCCTGACCTGGGGCAATTCCCTCTACCAAACCACCGATTATCAAAAGACCAATTGCTGTTTGATCGTTGATTTTCAGACGGAACATTTCCACCAAGGACGTTTGGAAGTCTGCTACAGCGAAGGAAGGGAGTTTTTGTCCCAGGAGGAACAGTTACTCAGTACCATTGGCCAATTCCTCAGCCGTTTTCTAGAATCCCATTACACCGAAATTGTCCTGGAAAGAAACGAGCGCAATTACCGGGAAATTTTTAATTCTACCCACGAAGCCATCTTTATCCAAGACCCCCAAACTGGAGCGGTGGTCGATGTTAACCAATCCATGCTCACCATGTACGGCTACGTCCACAAGGAGAGTGTGATAGGGCGTTCGATTCTGGATTTTAGTGCCGATAAACCGGGTAAGACCGAAGTGGAGATAGAGAAAAAAATTCGCCAGACAGGCAATGACGGACTACAAATGTTTGAATGGCTAGCCCGCAGACAAAACGGCAGTGTTTTTTGGGTGGAAGTATCCATTCAGCCGACGGTCATTGATGGTAAAGCTCGCCTGCTGTCGGTGGTGCGGGACATTAGTGAACGCAAACAAAACCAGCGCCGCATCGAGCATTTGTCCCGCCTTTATGCTACCCTCAGCCAGGTTAACCGGGCCATCATCGAAAATCGAGAACGGGACGATTTATTCCGGGCCATCTGTGACGTGGGGGTAAAAGTGGGCAAATTTCCCCTGATCTGGTTTGGGTTGATTGACCCCGAAAGCCAAGCTGTGATTCCCTACATTGCTGGCGGCCACACTACCGCTTACCTAGACAGTATCCACATCACCATCCGAGATGAACCCGCTGGCTGGGGCCCTGCTGGTACGGCCGTGAGAGAAAGAAGATTGGTGATCTGTTCCGACATTATCCAAGATCCAAATATGGCTCCCTGGCGCAGTGGTGCACTACGCTATGGTTTCCTCTCTGCTGCCTCAGTGCCCATCTGGGAAGCTAGACAGGTAGTGGCAGTATTAACTTTGTATTCCCAGGAAGCGGAATTTTTCACCGCAGATGAACAGGGACTGCTCCAGGAAATTGGCGACAATATTTCCTTTGCCCTGACGGCCATTAGATCGGACAAAAGTAAGCAGACGGCCCAGCGACTGTTGGCGGAAAATGAAGAAAGATTGAGGCTGGCCCTAGAGGTGGCGAACCAAGGCTTTTACGATCTCAACTTACAAACTGGGCTGGCAGTGGTTTCTCCCCAGTACGCTCAAATTTTGGACTACGACCCAGAAAACTTCCAAGAAACTCTTCAACTTTGGCTGGGGCGCATTCATCCCCAGGACCGGCAACGGGTGGAGAAAAAATATAACAGTTACATTGGAGGTAAGATTTCCCGTTACGAAGTGGAGTATCGGCAACAGACCATGACCGGGCAATGGAAATGGCTCCTGTCCCTGGGGAAAATTGTCGAATGGGATGCCCAGGGTAAACCCCTGAGAATGTTGGGGATTTTGACTGACATTACGGAGCGCAAACGGGCGGAAGCCCAGATTAAAACCCTGGCCTATTACGATCCCCTCACGGCTTTGCCCAATCGTCGCCTATTGTTGGACCGAGCTACAAATGCCCTGGCCCTGGCCCAACGATCCAAACATTATGGGGCGGTGATGTTGATTGATTTAGACGGTTTTAAAACCCTTAACGATGCCCGGGGCCATGACAGTGGCGATCGCCTGTTGAAAATGGTGGCCAAAAGATTAGCGGATAACCTACGGGATTCGGATACGGTGGCCCGATTGGGGGGAGATGAATTCATTGTGTTGTTGCCGGAATTGTCCCATGACCAGGAACTAGCGGCCCGGTTGGGGTTGGGGGTGGGGGAAAAAATTCGCCGGGCTTTGGCCAACCCTTTTACCCTGGAAACCGAACAGGTTCAGATCAGCGGCAGTATTGGCATTACCCTCTTTCCCAAAGTCAATGAAACAATTGCGGATTTGTTTAAGGAAGCAGACACGGCCATGTACCAAGCTAAAAAGGCTGGCCGCAATAAGGTCTGTTTGTTTGAGTCGCAAATGCAGTTGGAAGTGGAGTCTCGCTTTGCTCTGGAAGCAGATCTACGCTATGCCCTGGAGAACAAGGAATTCCGGGTTTATCTCCAACCCCAGGTGAACCACCATGGAGTGTGGGTCGGAGCCGAAGCCTTACTGAGGTGGCACCATCCTACTCGGGGGTTCATTTCGCCCAATCTTTTCATTCCCATTGCGGAGGAGAATGGCCTGATTTGCGATATTGGAGACTTTGTGTTGGAGGAGGTGGGCCAATATTTAGCTCGGCTACAAAACCTTGGTTCTAGGCTCCACATTGCAGTTAACGTCAGCCCGCGACAATTTCGCCAGCCCAGCTTTGTGGATGATATGAAAGCTCTTTTGGCCCGCATTGCCATTGATCCTTCCCTTTTAACCCTGGAGGTGACGGAGGGGCTGATTGTGGAGGATACCCGCCAGGCGATCGCCACCATGTTTGAGTTGCAAGCTTTGGGTGTACATTTTTCGGTGGATGATTTTGGCACCGGCTATTCTTCCCTGGCTTACCTGAAGCAGTTACCTTTGAATGAATTAAAAATTGATCGCATTTTTGTCCAGGATGCCCCCACGGATTTGAACAATGCGGCGTTGGTGGAAGCAATCATCGGGGTGGCCCGTAACTTTAACCTGGCAATCATTGCGGAAGGGGTGGAAACCAAGGAACAGGTTGATTTTTTGGCCGAGCGGGGTTGTCATCTCTTCCAGGGTTATTTCTATGGCCGACCGATGGCGATCGAAGAATTTCATACCCTTTTACAAATTGATTAG
- a CDS encoding ferritin-like domain-containing protein yields MTQSISGFTLPSTAPGDHLQRILNSALNRPGEKDTVDHGQPPYWPAEYFGLNQVTLFQQASAGEQDTILEIANQDLLTEIYWVEQAGMGYMAKMILLAESNEERILYSLFAADEAQHLCQIEQFFQQKPEFNQDSFLSFMGQLLESNDKALLLTMVQVVLEGWGLSHYRSLASHCQNDRLTATLQSFLAAEARHHATGVQQLQTWSYDQLSLENIYQALREFLHMVQVGPQRLVQAVEQGRGYLSPGDRRQIFTELKTEVQSQNKLNLLRSLMAHGVPPKILSCLEEQQCFVPYAAELC; encoded by the coding sequence ATGACCCAATCCATTAGTGGCTTTACGCTCCCCTCGACTGCCCCCGGCGATCACCTACAGCGAATTCTCAATTCAGCCTTAAATCGACCAGGGGAGAAGGATACTGTTGACCATGGCCAGCCACCATATTGGCCCGCCGAATATTTTGGTTTAAACCAAGTGACCCTGTTTCAGCAGGCCAGTGCCGGAGAACAGGACACAATTTTGGAGATCGCCAACCAGGACTTGCTGACGGAAATTTATTGGGTAGAACAAGCAGGCATGGGCTATATGGCCAAAATGATCCTGCTAGCAGAAAGTAATGAAGAACGAATTTTGTACAGTTTATTTGCCGCCGATGAAGCCCAACATTTATGCCAAATTGAACAATTTTTTCAGCAAAAGCCAGAATTTAATCAGGATAGTTTTTTATCTTTTATGGGGCAATTATTGGAGTCTAACGATAAAGCTCTGTTGTTAACCATGGTGCAAGTGGTACTAGAAGGTTGGGGTCTGAGCCATTACCGTTCCCTGGCTAGCCATTGTCAAAATGATCGTTTAACTGCAACCCTACAAAGCTTTTTGGCTGCTGAAGCCCGCCACCACGCCACGGGAGTCCAGCAATTACAAACTTGGTCATACGATCAACTCAGTCTAGAAAATATTTACCAAGCCCTCAGGGAATTTCTGCACATGGTGCAGGTGGGGCCCCAACGATTGGTTCAAGCAGTGGAACAGGGCAGAGGTTATTTATCCCCTGGCGATCGCCGACAAATCTTTACTGAATTAAAAACGGAAGTGCAGAGCCAAAATAAACTCAATCTTTTGCGTTCCTTAATGGCCCACGGAGTACCACCAAAAATTTTATCTTGCCTGGAAGAACAACAATGTTTTGTCCCCTATGCCGCTGAATTGTGCTAG
- a CDS encoding fatty acid desaturase, which translates to MLTAERIKFTQKRGFRRVLNQRVDAYFAEHGLTQRDNPAMYLKTLIIVLWLFSAWAFVLFAPVIFPVRLLGCVVLAIAVAAFSFNVGHDANHNAYSSNPHVNRALGLTYDFVGLSSFLWRYRHNYLHHTYTNILGHDVEIHGDGAVRMSPEQEHVGIYRFQQFYIWGLYLFIPFYWFIYDIYLVLNKGKYHDHKIPPFQPLELASLLAIKVLWLGYVFGLPLALGFSIPEVLIGASVTYMTYGIVVCTIFMLAHVLECTEFLTPDGESGTIDDEWAICQIRTTANFATTNPFWNWFCGGLNHQVTHHLFPNICHIHYPQLENIIKDVCQEFDVEYKVYPTFRAAISSNYRWLEAMGKPS; encoded by the coding sequence ATGTTAACAGCGGAAAGAATTAAATTTACCCAGAAGCGGGGGTTTCGTCGGGTACTAAACCAACGGGTTGATGCCTACTTTGCCGAGCATGGCCTGACCCAAAGGGATAACCCCGCCATGTATCTGAAAACCCTGATCATCGTGCTCTGGTTGTTTTCCGCTTGGGCCTTTGTGCTTTTTGCTCCAGTTATTTTTCCGGTACGCCTCCTCGGTTGTGTGGTTTTGGCGATCGCCGTCGCGGCCTTTTCCTTCAATGTCGGCCACGACGCCAACCATAACGCCTATTCCTCCAATCCCCACGTGAATCGGGCCTTGGGCCTGACCTACGACTTTGTCGGGTTATCCAGTTTTCTTTGGCGCTATCGTCATAACTATTTGCACCACACCTACACCAATATCCTCGGCCACGACGTGGAAATCCACGGGGACGGAGCAGTACGCATGAGTCCTGAACAGGAACATGTTGGCATTTATCGTTTCCAACAATTTTATATTTGGGGCTTATATCTTTTTATTCCCTTTTATTGGTTCATTTATGACATTTATCTAGTGCTGAATAAAGGTAAATACCATGACCATAAAATCCCTCCTTTTCAGCCCCTGGAATTAGCTAGTTTATTGGCTATTAAAGTGCTTTGGCTAGGTTATGTTTTCGGTTTACCCCTGGCCCTAGGCTTTTCCATTCCTGAGGTATTAATTGGTGCTTCTGTCACCTATATGACCTACGGCATTGTGGTCTGTACTATTTTTATGCTGGCCCATGTGTTGGAATGCACCGAATTTTTAACCCCCGACGGTGAATCCGGTACCATTGATGACGAGTGGGCTATTTGTCAAATTCGCACCACGGCCAATTTTGCCACCACTAATCCCTTTTGGAACTGGTTTTGTGGAGGTTTAAATCACCAAGTTACCCACCATCTTTTTCCTAATATTTGTCATATTCACTATCCCCAGCTAGAAAATATCATTAAGGATGTTTGCCAAGAATTTGATGTAGAGTACAAAGTTTATCCCACCTTCAGAGCGGCGATCTCCTCTAACTATCGTTGGCTAGAGGCCATGGGCAAACCATCGTGA
- a CDS encoding aromatic ring-hydroxylating dioxygenase subunit alpha, with amino-acid sequence MVFLPKPHSPKVFNQPQRFVAGWYWLLRSKQLKRGQVKAVFLLGKDLAVYRTDSGRVVAVDAHCPHMGAHLAEGKVEGESLRCFFHNWRFDHDGQCVEVPCLGKSLPLKITTWPVTEAYGLIWLWTGTEPSQTLPIPPELADQKVASALGKNFTKACHPNVVMVNAIDAHHFNTVHNFPVEINFKAEIINQSMINFANTTQGGNDSLFVRLIKPFYREAGTYNLSYWFGSTGTVTLGPDFLHFYLMFTLRLGENGQTEGQTILLTKHHPGLWGWFFNNIILWLTNLVGNYFAKGDTKIFETIKFALKTPLAEDRSILEFIHHLEKQPILHWETWQPLDEKKLPSAPAVTNHNGGVKIHDPIH; translated from the coding sequence GTGGTCTTCCTGCCCAAACCGCACTCTCCCAAAGTTTTTAATCAGCCCCAGCGCTTTGTGGCCGGTTGGTATTGGTTACTGCGCTCCAAACAATTAAAACGGGGCCAGGTTAAAGCCGTATTTTTATTGGGCAAAGATTTGGCGGTTTACCGCACTGACAGCGGCAGAGTGGTGGCGGTGGATGCCCATTGTCCCCACATGGGGGCCCATTTAGCGGAGGGCAAGGTGGAAGGGGAAAGTTTACGTTGTTTTTTCCACAATTGGCGGTTTGATCACGATGGACAATGCGTGGAAGTACCCTGTTTAGGGAAATCATTGCCGCTAAAAATTACTACCTGGCCAGTGACAGAAGCCTATGGTTTGATTTGGCTCTGGACTGGGACTGAACCTAGTCAAACTTTACCTATACCGCCGGAGTTGGCTGATCAAAAAGTGGCCAGTGCCTTAGGTAAAAACTTTACGAAAGCTTGCCATCCCAATGTGGTGATGGTTAATGCCATTGATGCCCACCATTTCAATACAGTGCATAATTTCCCGGTGGAAATCAACTTCAAAGCCGAGATTATTAATCAAAGCATGATTAATTTTGCCAACACCACCCAGGGGGGCAATGATTCCCTTTTTGTGCGTCTGATTAAACCCTTTTACCGGGAAGCGGGCACCTATAATTTATCCTACTGGTTTGGTAGTACGGGGACGGTGACATTGGGGCCAGACTTTTTGCATTTTTATCTTATGTTCACCTTGCGCTTAGGCGAGAATGGGCAAACGGAAGGGCAAACAATTTTGTTGACTAAGCATCACCCTGGGCTTTGGGGCTGGTTTTTTAATAACATTATTCTTTGGCTAACTAATCTGGTGGGCAATTATTTTGCGAAGGGAGATACCAAGATTTTTGAGACCATTAAATTCGCACTCAAAACGCCTTTAGCAGAGGATAGATCAATTCTTGAATTTATCCACCATCTAGAAAAGCAACCAATCCTTCATTGGGAAACTTGGCAACCATTAGATGAAAAAAAATTGCCATCTGCCCCGGCAGTAACTAACCACAATGGAGGGGTAAAAATCCATGACCCAATCCATTAG
- a CDS encoding P-aminobenzoate N-oxygenase AurF, protein MSTTVNALHKSSNPPPSLLAKDSKTRKKLELNYRRAKQTDHSPALDQLAEQFDYQQCRSQYWQAPEFSLLYGTPLWDQASADQKLILNHLYWVAYYSQIIAAEVATIYFNQTSATGLYPLTDFRLVCDTLDLETSQERCHIQAFQTVIDQVEQILFGGHLFGQPRRSPFRETMIFANTNWFKNWWKGLQLQGFGLLSANNAFLACQYLTVRGLRTLNGKLVQHKLSHFYQQQEAERNSIPTQISYYHFLDESFHFNTSTILSHDVGRLLPAPTAFERQLVNLGIRGCQRDHYHVSAAINGIFWYDPALYGIIAKLLTSPLFSLSAQECEAMLWACFAQETEGLHLSFQTHQEAWLSYQAYLDPLTFVDQANKSMALMKGNSMERYLKLQCRALQSFFKQTLSPPPLPRQIKG, encoded by the coding sequence ATGTCAACCACTGTCAATGCCCTCCATAAGTCTAGTAATCCTCCGCCATCTCTGTTAGCAAAGGATAGCAAAACCCGTAAAAAATTAGAGCTTAATTATCGTCGGGCTAAGCAAACAGATCATAGTCCAGCATTAGATCAATTAGCTGAGCAATTTGATTATCAGCAATGTCGAAGCCAATACTGGCAAGCTCCAGAATTTTCCCTCCTCTATGGCACTCCCCTGTGGGACCAAGCTAGTGCAGATCAAAAACTTATCCTCAACCATCTTTACTGGGTGGCTTACTACAGCCAAATTATTGCGGCGGAAGTGGCTACCATTTATTTCAATCAAACCAGCGCCACGGGTCTCTATCCCCTGACGGATTTTCGCTTAGTTTGTGACACCCTAGATCTGGAAACTTCCCAAGAACGGTGCCATATCCAGGCTTTTCAGACAGTGATTGACCAAGTGGAGCAAATTCTCTTTGGCGGCCATCTATTTGGTCAGCCCCGGCGATCGCCATTTCGGGAAACGATGATTTTTGCCAACACAAATTGGTTTAAAAATTGGTGGAAGGGTCTGCAACTCCAGGGCTTTGGTTTACTGTCTGCGAACAATGCTTTTTTAGCTTGCCAATATCTCACGGTACGGGGATTGCGGACCTTGAATGGCAAATTAGTGCAGCACAAACTTAGTCACTTTTACCAACAACAGGAAGCAGAACGGAACTCGATCCCGACCCAAATTTCCTATTATCATTTTCTCGACGAAAGCTTTCACTTCAATACCTCCACCATTTTGTCCCACGATGTTGGACGCCTCCTTCCCGCTCCCACTGCCTTTGAGCGCCAACTAGTCAACTTGGGCATTAGGGGATGCCAAAGGGATCACTACCATGTATCCGCTGCCATCAATGGAATTTTTTGGTACGACCCTGCCCTGTACGGCATCATTGCTAAACTCCTCACATCGCCTTTATTCAGTCTTTCTGCCCAGGAATGTGAGGCCATGCTTTGGGCCTGTTTCGCCCAAGAAACGGAAGGGTTGCACCTCAGTTTTCAAACTCACCAAGAAGCCTGGTTATCCTACCAAGCATACCTAGACCCCCTAACGTTTGTAGACCAGGCGAATAAATCTATGGCTCTGATGAAAGGCAATTCCATGGAACGTTATTTAAAACTCCAGTGCAGAGCATTGCAAAGTTTTTTTAAACAAACTCTTTCCCCTCCGCCTCTCCCAAGGCAAATTAAAGGGTAG